The Aminithiophilus ramosus genome contains a region encoding:
- a CDS encoding sodium-dependent transporter, protein MGQNDAPREQWGSRVGFLLAAAGSAVGLGNIWRFPYVAGKNGGAAFLLIYLAIVFSIGASVMLAELVLGRASKRNSVGTFRVLKGGAWPIVGWIGLIVAFLILSYYAVIGGWTMAYIIKSFTGLMSADGAEGAQGVFLSFIASPFQVMSAFFLFMLTVFCIVYRGVGEGIERFAKVLMPGLFFILLILMARALTLPGAAEGVAFYLKPDFSKVTGATFIDALGQAFYSLSLGMGILVTFGSYLNKKESIPKSVAMVTFLDTLVAFFSGLVIFPTVFAFGVDAGAGAGLTFITLPAVFSQMWGGALWSALFFSLLFIAALTSAVSLFEVVVSYGMDELRWSRPRASVVMGLAVFLMGIPSALSNGAVDIRLFGQGFLDGLDWLCSNILLTVCGILICLFAGWVVCDKVKSEVTNDGQVPFPLLVPWLWILRVVAPAAIIIIIYSGLK, encoded by the coding sequence ATGGGACAGAACGACGCACCAAGAGAACAGTGGGGAAGCCGGGTCGGCTTTCTGCTTGCGGCGGCGGGATCGGCCGTCGGGCTGGGCAACATCTGGCGTTTCCCCTACGTTGCGGGCAAGAACGGGGGCGCGGCCTTCCTCCTGATCTACCTGGCCATCGTCTTTTCCATCGGCGCCTCGGTCATGCTCGCCGAACTGGTTCTCGGCAGGGCCTCCAAGCGCAACTCCGTCGGGACCTTCCGGGTGCTCAAGGGCGGAGCCTGGCCGATCGTGGGCTGGATCGGTCTGATCGTCGCCTTCCTCATCCTGTCCTACTACGCCGTGATCGGCGGCTGGACGATGGCCTACATCATCAAGTCCTTCACGGGGCTCATGTCGGCTGATGGAGCCGAAGGGGCCCAGGGGGTTTTCCTTTCCTTCATCGCCAGTCCCTTCCAGGTCATGAGCGCCTTTTTCCTTTTCATGCTGACGGTCTTCTGCATCGTCTACCGCGGCGTCGGTGAGGGCATCGAGCGCTTCGCCAAGGTTCTCATGCCCGGTCTTTTCTTCATCCTGCTGATCCTGATGGCCCGGGCCCTGACCCTTCCGGGAGCGGCCGAGGGCGTGGCCTTCTACCTCAAACCCGATTTTTCCAAGGTGACGGGAGCGACCTTCATCGATGCCTTGGGGCAGGCCTTCTACTCTCTTTCCCTGGGAATGGGCATCCTCGTGACCTTCGGCAGCTACCTCAACAAGAAGGAGAGCATCCCCAAGTCGGTGGCGATGGTGACCTTTCTGGACACCCTCGTGGCCTTTTTCTCAGGTCTCGTCATCTTCCCCACGGTCTTTGCCTTCGGCGTCGACGCCGGCGCCGGTGCCGGCCTGACCTTCATCACCCTGCCGGCCGTCTTTTCTCAGATGTGGGGCGGCGCTCTCTGGTCGGCGCTCTTTTTCTCCCTCCTTTTCATCGCCGCCCTCACGTCGGCCGTCTCTCTCTTCGAGGTCGTCGTCTCCTACGGCATGGACGAGCTACGGTGGAGCCGTCCCAGGGCCAGCGTCGTCATGGGCCTGGCCGTCTTTCTGATGGGCATCCCTTCGGCCCTTTCCAACGGGGCCGTCGACATCCGGCTTTTCGGGCAGGGTTTCCTGGACGGCCTGGACTGGCTCTGCTCCAACATCCTTCTCACCGTCTGCGGCATCCTGATCTGCCTCTTCGCCGGATGGGTCGTCTGCGACAAGGTCAAATCGGAGGTCACCAACGACGGGCAGGTGCCCTTTCCCCTTCTGGTCCCCTGGCTGTGGATCCTGCGCGTCGTCGCCCCGGCGGCGATCATCATCATCATCTACTCGGGGCTGAAGTAG